The proteins below come from a single Halothiobacillus neapolitanus c2 genomic window:
- a CDS encoding GntR family transcriptional regulator — protein MTPPLRFPVKQPRSAKTPALAERVYAQVKKALFNFELLPGERFSEKTVAELTGASRTPVREALTRLAREGFLSVQNRSGWRVNELDFAVFDQLYEVRTIVELASIDRLTAQTEPSGVNELAAIWQVPEAERLADGPAVFTLDEQFHNQLVAATGNAELHRIHTGVTERIRIVRQLDFTESHRIEATYNEHAAILAAIAQHRGNEAKRLLQTHIELSRQSVRKISLHRLYEARERMRERAASLNPVSETETGGIRPNPLVTPQENLV, from the coding sequence ATGACCCCGCCCTTGCGTTTTCCGGTAAAGCAGCCGCGCAGCGCCAAAACGCCTGCTTTAGCCGAGCGCGTGTACGCCCAAGTCAAAAAAGCGCTGTTTAACTTCGAATTGCTGCCCGGCGAGCGTTTCAGTGAAAAAACGGTGGCCGAACTGACCGGCGCCAGCCGCACACCCGTACGTGAAGCACTCACTCGGCTGGCAAGAGAAGGCTTTCTAAGCGTTCAGAATCGATCCGGCTGGCGGGTCAACGAATTGGATTTTGCCGTGTTCGACCAACTGTATGAAGTTCGCACCATCGTCGAACTCGCCAGTATTGACCGCTTGACCGCACAAACAGAACCGTCGGGCGTCAACGAACTCGCTGCAATCTGGCAGGTACCAGAAGCGGAACGCCTGGCGGATGGCCCTGCCGTATTCACGCTCGACGAGCAGTTCCATAACCAGCTGGTTGCCGCGACAGGCAATGCCGAACTGCATCGAATCCACACCGGCGTTACCGAGCGTATCCGCATTGTGCGTCAACTGGATTTTACCGAGAGCCATCGCATCGAAGCGACCTACAACGAACACGCCGCCATTCTTGCGGCCATCGCTCAACACCGTGGCAACGAGGCCAAACGGCTGCTTCAAACCCACATCGAACTGTCAAGACAGTCCGTTCGGAAAATCAGCCTTCATCGCCTGTATGAAGCGCGCGAACGGATGCGTGAACGCGCTGCATCACTCAACCCCGTTTCAGAAACCGAGACCGGCGGAATCCGGCCAAACCCACTTGTGACCCCGCAAGAAAATCTCGTTTGA
- the uca gene encoding urea carboxylase yields the protein MPDVLMPNTMPNMMFDKVLIANRGEIVVRIARTLKKMGVTSVAIYSDSDADSPHIRACDEAIALGGQTAAESYLQADRILALAKTHGVQAIIPGYGFLSENADFAERCAHEGIAFIGPTPNQLREFGLKHRARELATAAKVPLAPGSDLLKDLPAALHEAERIGYPIMLKSTAGGGGIGLKRCADEPALIDAFEAVAGMGARFFGDGGVFVERFIDHARHVEVQIFGDGKGRVVALGERDCSLQRRNQKVIEETPAPNLPAKTRAAMLASAERLGESIAYQSAGTVEYIYDAPRDEFYFLEVNTRLQVEHPITEEVTGVDLIEWMVSLAAGVPFELSAPTPHGHAIEVRVYAEEPLRHFQPAPGQLSNVTLPDDKFVRVDTWVETSTTVPAQFDPMLAKIIVTGETRSKALSNLAEALAKTRFDGISTNLPFLRDLLSLPDFVAGTHSTGSIDHFLASGAYRPPAIEIIKPGTYTTVQDFPGRLGLWHIGVPPSGPMDDYALRLANRIVGNTPDMAGLECTLVGPSLKFHRDSMVAITGAEADIRLDDQNVQAGRPIAIEAGQTLSIGQVQSGARVYLAIRGGIDVPEYLGSRSTFALGKMGGHAGRILQVGDILPIGTATAAFAPKVADAALMPAYGNHWEIGVLYGPHGAPDYFMPEAIEQFFTTDWAVHYNSNRLGIRLSGPKLSWARSDGGEAGLHPSNIHDTEYAVGSINFTGDMPVILTRDGPSLGGFVCPATIVRAELWKVGQLKPGDTIRFIPISYAQARALEQAQDAAIDTLLSPHPPSFLQAELGQCILLDVPAQNNLPRMTIRQAGDGYVLLEYGENILDLALRLRVHALMQHLQTDPVPGILECSPGVRSLQIRYEPKRLTQSGLVARLADINQQLADVRTLSVDSRIVHLPMAFEDSATLDAVARYRQSVRDTAPWLPSNTEFIRRINGLPDIKAVTDTIYSASYMVLGLGDVYLGAPCAVPLDPRHRLLTSKYNPARTYTAEGTVGIGGVYMCIYGMDSPGGYQLVGRTLPIWNRRPAHPNFEAGKPWLLRFFDQVRFYPVSEAELTEMRSAFATGALDVKTEAVVFRLDEHEAFLAANQSSINEFKERQAVAYQAEVSLWQEDEGSLNIREAVLTETEVEGEPIAASISGNIWKLLVSPGEAVQAGQVVAIIEAMKMEFSVEAPRDGVIAQCACTPGQLVQMGQTLVTLEFPA from the coding sequence ATGCCTGATGTTCTCATGCCTAACACGATGCCGAACATGATGTTCGATAAGGTTCTGATCGCCAATCGGGGGGAAATAGTAGTCCGAATTGCGCGTACCCTGAAAAAAATGGGTGTCACCTCCGTCGCCATTTACAGTGATTCCGATGCCGACAGCCCACATATCCGCGCCTGTGATGAAGCGATTGCATTGGGTGGCCAAACGGCGGCAGAAAGTTACCTTCAGGCGGATCGGATTCTCGCACTGGCAAAAACACACGGTGTGCAAGCCATTATTCCCGGTTACGGTTTTCTCTCCGAAAACGCCGACTTCGCTGAACGCTGTGCCCACGAAGGGATCGCATTCATTGGTCCGACACCCAATCAATTGCGTGAATTTGGTTTAAAGCACCGCGCACGTGAACTGGCCACCGCAGCGAAAGTGCCGCTCGCACCGGGTAGCGACTTGCTCAAGGATCTGCCAGCTGCATTGCATGAGGCAGAACGAATCGGTTATCCGATCATGCTCAAAAGCACGGCTGGGGGCGGTGGGATTGGGTTAAAGCGTTGCGCCGATGAACCCGCGCTCATTGACGCGTTCGAAGCAGTGGCCGGTATGGGCGCACGCTTCTTTGGCGATGGTGGCGTGTTCGTCGAGCGATTCATCGATCATGCCCGCCATGTTGAAGTGCAGATCTTCGGGGATGGCAAGGGTCGCGTGGTTGCGCTTGGCGAACGGGATTGCTCACTGCAACGGCGCAATCAGAAGGTCATCGAGGAAACACCCGCGCCGAATTTGCCAGCCAAAACACGCGCGGCCATGCTGGCATCCGCCGAGCGATTGGGCGAGTCCATCGCCTATCAATCCGCGGGTACGGTCGAATATATCTACGATGCGCCCCGCGATGAATTCTATTTTCTTGAAGTCAATACTCGCCTTCAGGTTGAACACCCCATCACCGAAGAAGTCACAGGCGTTGATTTAATCGAATGGATGGTTTCTCTGGCTGCTGGTGTGCCCTTCGAACTGAGCGCCCCCACCCCGCATGGTCATGCCATTGAAGTGCGCGTGTATGCCGAAGAACCGCTGCGCCACTTCCAGCCAGCGCCCGGCCAACTCAGCAATGTGACGCTGCCCGATGATAAATTCGTCCGCGTGGATACCTGGGTTGAAACCAGCACCACGGTGCCTGCCCAGTTCGATCCGATGCTGGCCAAGATCATCGTTACGGGCGAGACGCGCAGCAAAGCGCTGTCGAATCTGGCTGAAGCACTTGCCAAAACGCGCTTTGACGGCATTTCAACCAATCTGCCGTTTCTACGCGACCTGCTTTCCCTGCCGGATTTCGTGGCGGGCACCCACAGCACCGGCAGTATCGACCACTTTCTTGCCTCCGGAGCGTATCGGCCACCGGCCATCGAAATCATCAAACCGGGCACCTACACCACGGTGCAAGATTTTCCTGGCCGATTGGGGTTGTGGCACATCGGGGTGCCGCCTTCCGGCCCCATGGACGATTACGCCTTGCGTCTGGCAAACCGAATCGTTGGCAACACGCCGGACATGGCGGGGCTGGAGTGCACGCTGGTGGGCCCATCCCTCAAATTCCATCGGGATAGCATGGTCGCCATTACGGGCGCCGAAGCCGACATTCGGCTGGATGATCAGAACGTCCAAGCCGGTCGACCCATCGCCATCGAAGCCGGGCAAACTTTAAGCATCGGACAGGTTCAGAGCGGCGCTCGCGTATATCTGGCCATCCGGGGCGGCATCGACGTGCCCGAGTATCTGGGCAGCCGTTCAACATTTGCACTCGGCAAAATGGGTGGGCATGCAGGGCGCATCCTGCAGGTCGGCGACATCCTGCCCATCGGCACGGCGACGGCGGCATTCGCGCCCAAGGTGGCGGATGCGGCGCTAATGCCCGCCTATGGGAATCACTGGGAAATCGGCGTGCTTTATGGACCGCACGGAGCGCCGGATTATTTCATGCCCGAGGCCATCGAGCAGTTCTTCACCACAGATTGGGCGGTGCATTACAACAGCAACCGCCTAGGCATTCGCTTGTCGGGCCCCAAACTCAGCTGGGCGCGCAGCGATGGGGGCGAGGCAGGTTTGCATCCTTCGAATATCCACGATACGGAATACGCCGTCGGCTCGATCAATTTTACCGGCGACATGCCCGTCATTCTCACGCGCGATGGCCCGAGCCTGGGTGGATTTGTCTGCCCTGCCACCATTGTGCGCGCCGAGCTCTGGAAGGTCGGGCAGCTCAAGCCCGGCGATACCATTCGGTTCATCCCCATCAGTTATGCACAGGCGCGTGCGCTCGAACAGGCTCAGGATGCAGCAATTGATACCCTTCTGTCACCACATCCCCCTTCATTTTTGCAAGCAGAATTGGGACAGTGCATTTTGCTGGATGTGCCCGCGCAAAATAACCTGCCACGGATGACGATTCGCCAAGCCGGCGATGGTTATGTATTGCTCGAATATGGCGAGAACATTCTCGATTTGGCATTGCGGCTGCGGGTTCACGCCTTGATGCAGCATCTACAAACCGATCCGGTGCCTGGCATTCTTGAGTGTTCCCCCGGCGTGCGCTCGTTGCAAATTCGCTACGAGCCCAAACGGCTCACGCAGTCGGGTTTAGTCGCCCGATTGGCCGACATTAATCAGCAATTGGCCGATGTACGTACCTTATCGGTGGATTCGCGCATCGTGCATTTGCCGATGGCATTTGAAGACAGTGCCACGCTGGATGCCGTTGCACGCTATCGCCAATCGGTGCGCGATACGGCACCCTGGTTACCGAGCAACACCGAATTTATTCGGCGTATCAATGGTTTGCCAGATATCAAGGCCGTCACCGATACCATTTATTCGGCCTCCTACATGGTCTTGGGTTTAGGCGACGTGTATCTCGGTGCGCCTTGTGCGGTGCCGCTCGACCCCCGGCATCGTCTGCTTACCTCCAAATACAACCCGGCTCGAACCTACACGGCAGAAGGCACGGTGGGCATCGGCGGCGTGTATATGTGCATCTACGGCATGGATTCGCCCGGCGGTTATCAACTCGTCGGGCGAACGCTGCCCATCTGGAACCGTCGCCCCGCGCACCCAAACTTTGAGGCTGGAAAACCTTGGCTGCTGCGCTTCTTCGATCAGGTGCGGTTTTACCCGGTCAGCGAGGCCGAGCTTACCGAAATGCGCAGCGCCTTTGCCACGGGTGCATTGGATGTCAAAACTGAGGCAGTCGTTTTTCGACTGGATGAACATGAGGCATTCCTGGCAGCGAATCAGTCATCAATTAACGAATTCAAGGAGCGCCAAGCGGTGGCCTATCAGGCAGAAGTCAGCCTCTGGCAGGAGGATGAGGGCAGTCTGAATATCCGCGAGGCCGTGCTGACTGAGACCGAAGTTGAGGGTGAGCCGATTGCAGCGAGCATCAGCGGCAATATCTGGAAGCTGCTGGTGTCTCCCGGTGAAGCCGTACAGGCCGGCCAGGTGGTCGCCATCATTGAAGCCATGAAGATGGAGTTTAGCGTCGAAGCACCGCGGGACGGAGTCATCGCACAGTGCGCCTGCACGCCGGGGCAACTCGTGCAGATGGGGCAAACGCTGGTCACGCTGGAGTTTCCCGCATGA
- the atzF gene encoding allophanate hydrolase has translation MQKQVVQHEDQHNVKKDTGTESVLTIAGWLDRWKTNPQAAARDLLDRQQKRIAKCAAGKTPQWIHLVALDVLEAQINELLKTDANDLPLYGVPFAVKDNIDVAGMPTTAGCPEYAYTPDSDAFVIAKLKKAGAICIGKTNLDQFATGLNGTRTPYSIPHSVFSEAHISGGSSSGSAVAVALGEVAFSLGTDTAGSGRVPAGCNQLVGLKPSKGYISTNGLIPACRTLDCISIFAHTVDDAQNVLAVAGVYDPEDPYARQAQPAVTSFSSTNLKLATFSNLSWFGDTQQQAAWNAYVAQLAARGITLTEIDPTPFFALAPLLYNGPWVAERLAALSEFVAEQPEAIHPVVREIVLSGKKFSAVDTFNAEYQRADLARKIQQALSEFDALMVPTAPIFPTIEALLAEPIKLNSELGTYTNFVNLADLSALAVPACLRDDGLPFGITLIAEAWADARLAAIAKQLNQEQATIPPLRHDEIELAVVGAHLTGMPLNHQLTNRGGRLLEQTTTAASYRLYALANTTPPKPGLVFDTEGDEIIVEVWALPRTALADFIQEIPPPLGLGSLTLVDGRQVTGFICEPRALQDAKDVTAFGGWRPYIASRQSAPLAPQPKGITHA, from the coding sequence ATGCAAAAGCAGGTTGTCCAGCACGAAGACCAACACAATGTTAAAAAAGATACGGGCACGGAGAGTGTGCTGACAATCGCGGGTTGGTTGGATCGATGGAAAACCAATCCCCAAGCGGCCGCTCGTGATCTGCTTGATCGGCAGCAAAAACGTATTGCCAAGTGCGCAGCGGGAAAAACCCCACAATGGATCCATCTTGTCGCGCTGGATGTGCTTGAAGCACAAATTAACGAACTTCTGAAGACGGACGCAAACGACCTGCCGCTTTACGGGGTACCGTTTGCCGTCAAGGACAACATCGATGTTGCGGGCATGCCGACGACCGCAGGTTGTCCTGAATATGCCTACACGCCAGATTCGGATGCCTTTGTTATCGCCAAGCTCAAAAAGGCCGGTGCCATCTGTATCGGTAAAACCAATCTAGATCAATTCGCGACGGGCCTAAACGGAACGCGCACGCCCTATTCCATTCCCCATTCGGTGTTCAGTGAGGCGCATATTTCCGGCGGTTCTAGTTCCGGTTCGGCGGTGGCGGTGGCGCTGGGTGAAGTGGCCTTTTCATTGGGTACAGATACGGCCGGTTCAGGTCGAGTCCCGGCCGGCTGCAACCAACTGGTGGGGTTGAAACCGAGCAAGGGGTATATCAGCACGAACGGTTTAATCCCGGCGTGCCGCACACTCGATTGCATTTCGATCTTCGCGCATACGGTGGACGATGCCCAAAACGTGCTCGCCGTCGCCGGTGTTTATGACCCAGAAGATCCTTATGCGCGGCAAGCCCAACCGGCCGTGACATCTTTTTCGAGCACGAATCTTAAGCTGGCCACGTTCAGCAATTTAAGTTGGTTTGGCGATACGCAGCAACAGGCCGCCTGGAATGCCTATGTCGCACAACTGGCTGCACGGGGCATCACGCTGACGGAAATCGATCCGACGCCTTTTTTTGCATTGGCACCGCTGCTCTATAACGGTCCTTGGGTGGCCGAGCGTTTGGCCGCGCTTTCTGAGTTTGTGGCAGAGCAACCCGAGGCCATCCACCCCGTGGTGCGCGAAATCGTGCTTTCCGGTAAAAAATTCTCCGCCGTCGATACGTTCAATGCCGAATACCAACGAGCGGATTTGGCAAGGAAAATCCAACAAGCCCTGTCTGAGTTTGATGCGCTGATGGTGCCAACGGCACCGATTTTCCCCACGATTGAAGCCCTATTGGCCGAGCCGATCAAACTCAATTCCGAACTCGGCACCTACACCAACTTTGTCAATCTAGCTGATTTATCCGCGTTGGCTGTGCCCGCCTGTTTGCGTGATGACGGACTGCCGTTCGGTATCACCCTGATTGCCGAAGCCTGGGCCGACGCCCGATTGGCCGCCATTGCCAAACAGTTGAACCAGGAACAAGCGACCATCCCGCCCCTGCGCCATGATGAAATTGAGCTCGCCGTTGTGGGGGCGCACCTGACGGGCATGCCGCTGAATCACCAGTTAACGAACCGAGGTGGTCGCCTGCTCGAACAAACCACCACGGCCGCGTCTTATAGACTCTATGCTCTTGCCAATACCACACCACCCAAGCCGGGCCTGGTGTTCGATACCGAAGGCGATGAAATCATCGTTGAAGTGTGGGCACTCCCGCGCACTGCTTTGGCCGACTTTATTCAAGAAATCCCGCCACCGCTGGGCCTCGGCAGCCTTACGCTCGTCGATGGACGGCAGGTGACCGGGTTTATCTGTGAACCACGCGCCCTGCAGGACGCAAAAGACGTGACGGCATTTGGCGGCTGGCGACCCTACATCGCCTCCCGTCAATCTGCGCCATTGGCTCCCCAACCAAAAGGAATTACGCATGCCTGA
- a CDS encoding molybdopterin molybdotransferase MoeA, which produces MNTPLLEPPVGAPPQDTCAIFDTNPSPAEAVERLCAHIQPTPCETVPLRAALGRCLAEPLPAPMAFPPFTRAMMDGYALRAAEVEPEAQWHVLDEVIAGQIADKPLPTHTAVRIATGAPLPICADTVLRQECAQRFGQTLRGLLPRIELGKDTEAIGSVTAVGDLLISAHSPLLPADLAKAARHGISQLSVHRPARIALLVIGNELTPAGSPLPRGHLYEHNALLIESTLDQHRLGQIIHTAAVKDDLAAIDQALSTARAQRPDLLILIGGTSVGTHDFTRRALSRHGQPLFEGVHTRPGRTACASVTNNGLVLLALPGSPKAVHALLESILLPTLRFMQGHLIP; this is translated from the coding sequence ATGAATACACCCTTGCTTGAGCCTCCAGTCGGCGCCCCGCCGCAAGATACCTGCGCTATTTTTGATACCAATCCTTCACCCGCCGAAGCCGTCGAACGGCTCTGCGCCCATATTCAACCGACACCTTGCGAGACGGTACCGCTCCGTGCGGCGCTGGGCCGTTGTCTCGCTGAACCGCTGCCTGCGCCGATGGCTTTTCCGCCGTTCACCCGTGCCATGATGGACGGTTACGCGCTGCGCGCGGCCGAAGTAGAACCCGAGGCCCAATGGCATGTTCTAGACGAAGTGATTGCCGGGCAAATAGCCGATAAACCGCTCCCAACACACACCGCAGTGCGCATTGCGACGGGGGCGCCGCTGCCAATTTGCGCGGATACCGTGTTACGACAAGAATGTGCGCAGCGGTTTGGTCAGACACTGCGCGGCTTACTTCCGCGCATTGAGCTTGGAAAAGATACCGAGGCGATAGGCAGTGTGACTGCAGTGGGCGACCTACTGATTTCCGCTCATTCACCACTGTTGCCGGCTGATCTTGCCAAGGCAGCGCGTCACGGCATCAGCCAGTTGTCGGTGCATCGACCGGCGCGGATTGCCTTGTTAGTCATCGGCAACGAACTGACACCCGCCGGATCACCCTTACCACGCGGTCATTTGTACGAGCACAATGCCCTTCTGATCGAATCGACGCTTGATCAGCACCGCCTTGGGCAAATCATTCACACCGCGGCGGTAAAAGATGATCTGGCTGCCATTGACCAGGCACTCAGTACAGCGCGTGCTCAACGCCCCGATCTATTGATCTTGATTGGCGGCACCTCCGTGGGCACGCATGACTTCACCCGCCGTGCACTCTCCCGTCATGGTCAACCTCTCTTCGAAGGGGTGCATACCCGCCCCGGTCGCACGGCCTGCGCGAGTGTGACCAATAACGGCCTCGTCCTTTTAGCGTTACCCGGCAGCCCTAAAGCAGTTCATGCGCTGCTTGAAAGCATCTTGCTACCCACCTTGCGCTTCATGCAGGGCCATCTCATCCCGTGA
- a CDS encoding NTP transferase domain-containing protein — MNAYPPVSALILAGGAGRRMGGVDKGLLPFEGGVLIDPIIKTLSLLADEVLINANRHLDRYRQWGHPVVADPVHTEHLFAGPAAALVHASRYAKNDWLLLAPCDMPDYQPHWLAALWQVQEQTRAAVVIAHDGSRLQPTVALIHRPCLSQRPASADTRLLSVLTAGRYSVCALDQDAWAFGNLNTPEQLRSHHSRREALT, encoded by the coding sequence ATGAACGCTTATCCGCCGGTCAGTGCTTTGATCCTCGCCGGGGGCGCTGGTCGGCGTATGGGCGGAGTCGACAAGGGGCTTTTGCCTTTTGAGGGCGGCGTGTTGATTGATCCGATCATCAAAACACTCTCGCTGCTCGCCGATGAGGTATTGATCAATGCCAATCGCCATCTGGATCGATACCGCCAATGGGGCCATCCTGTCGTGGCCGACCCCGTCCACACAGAGCACCTGTTTGCAGGCCCCGCCGCTGCCTTGGTCCATGCCAGCCGCTATGCCAAAAACGACTGGCTACTGCTCGCCCCCTGCGACATGCCCGATTATCAACCGCACTGGCTTGCCGCCTTGTGGCAAGTGCAGGAGCAAACCCGCGCAGCGGTCGTTATTGCGCACGACGGATCGCGATTGCAACCGACGGTTGCCTTGATTCATCGACCCTGCTTGAGTCAGCGCCCGGCATCGGCCGATACACGTTTGCTCAGTGTGCTCACAGCCGGTCGCTACAGCGTGTGCGCACTGGATCAAGATGCCTGGGCTTTTGGCAACCTCAACACCCCAGAACAATTGCGGTCGCACCACTCAAGACGCGAGGCGCTGACATGA
- a CDS encoding uroporphyrinogen-III synthase codes for MQDINPNQFSGRTIALPESRQLDVLAALFERRGAAIRRCPLVSIHDAPDQAPIIAWIRAFIADATMTDLIILTGEGITRLIQAAKRTGLVDAFLQKLSTTRLIVRGPKPGRALKTWGLQPSIQAVEPTSAGIITTLFTLPALSPRIGVVLYGTEENAPLQAAITALGATPVPVAPYIYASESETGAVLALIEELAQGQIDALAFTSQPQYKRLASVAKAHDCEQQLERGLARVRIAAIGPIMANYLIEHGVKVDVVPDGRFFMKPLVDALADHWAHAALERSPQ; via the coding sequence ATGCAAGACATTAATCCCAATCAGTTCTCTGGCCGCACCATCGCCCTGCCCGAATCAAGGCAGCTGGATGTGTTGGCCGCCCTATTCGAACGCCGGGGGGCTGCGATTCGCCGCTGCCCGCTGGTCAGTATTCACGACGCGCCGGATCAAGCGCCCATCATCGCCTGGATACGCGCGTTTATCGCCGATGCCACGATGACCGATCTCATTATCCTGACCGGTGAGGGGATTACTCGCTTGATTCAAGCCGCTAAACGCACCGGTTTGGTGGACGCGTTTTTGCAAAAACTTAGCACCACCCGATTGATTGTGCGCGGCCCAAAACCGGGCCGTGCGCTGAAGACCTGGGGGTTACAACCCAGCATTCAGGCCGTAGAACCCACCAGCGCGGGCATTATCACCACCTTATTTACCCTGCCGGCCTTATCTCCCCGCATCGGCGTGGTGTTGTACGGAACCGAAGAAAACGCGCCACTGCAAGCGGCCATCACCGCGCTCGGTGCCACGCCCGTACCCGTCGCCCCGTACATTTACGCCAGTGAATCCGAGACCGGTGCCGTGCTGGCGCTAATTGAAGAATTGGCTCAAGGGCAAATCGACGCCCTGGCATTTACCAGTCAACCCCAATACAAACGGCTGGCCAGTGTGGCCAAAGCACACGACTGCGAACAGCAACTTGAACGCGGACTGGCGCGCGTGCGCATCGCGGCCATTGGCCCGATCATGGCGAACTATCTGATCGAGCACGGCGTAAAGGTAGATGTCGTGCCCGACGGTCGGTTTTTCATGAAGCCGCTCGTGGATGCGCTGGCCGACCATTGGGCGCATGCGGCCCTTGAGAGGTCGCCACAATGA
- a CDS encoding formate/nitrite transporter family protein, whose translation MSEQMSTDYVKPNDLAKAMVDAGESKVLLSTRDTLIRAYMAGAILGLAAMFAITVTINTGSPLTGAILFPVGFILLYLLGFDLLTGVFMLVPLALLDKRRGVTVNQVLRNWGLVFIGNFAGAVTVAFMMAFILTFGFTVSAGAVAEKVGHIGMTRTLGYESHGIMGWFTIFVRGILCNWMVSTGVAAAMLSTSAIGKIFAMWMPIMLFFYMGFEHSVVNMFLFPFALIMGGDFTFGDYLLWNELPTALGNLVGGLLFVGLMMYVTHYKTAPKRELSL comes from the coding sequence ATGTCCGAGCAAATGTCCACCGATTACGTCAAACCGAACGATCTGGCCAAAGCCATGGTCGATGCGGGTGAATCCAAGGTTCTCCTTTCCACCCGCGATACCCTGATCCGTGCCTACATGGCCGGTGCCATTTTGGGTCTGGCCGCCATGTTCGCCATCACCGTTACGATCAACACCGGTTCACCGTTGACGGGCGCAATCCTGTTCCCGGTCGGATTTATTCTGCTTTATCTGCTGGGTTTTGATTTGCTCACCGGCGTGTTCATGCTGGTGCCGCTGGCCTTGCTTGATAAGCGCCGCGGCGTGACCGTCAATCAAGTGCTGCGCAACTGGGGGCTGGTGTTCATAGGGAACTTTGCCGGTGCAGTCACGGTCGCTTTCATGATGGCCTTTATTCTTACCTTCGGTTTTACCGTGAGCGCTGGGGCCGTGGCAGAAAAGGTGGGGCACATCGGTATGACGCGCACCTTGGGCTATGAATCACACGGCATCATGGGCTGGTTCACCATCTTCGTCCGCGGGATTCTGTGCAACTGGATGGTCTCGACCGGCGTAGCCGCCGCGATGCTCTCGACCTCGGCCATCGGCAAGATTTTTGCCATGTGGATGCCGATCATGCTGTTCTTCTACATGGGTTTCGAGCACTCGGTGGTGAACATGTTCCTATTCCCGTTCGCGCTGATTATGGGCGGCGATTTCACCTTCGGTGACTACCTGTTGTGGAATGAATTGCCGACTGCGCTGGGCAATCTGGTTGGTGGCCTGCTGTTCGTCGGTTTGATGATGTACGTCACCCACTACAAAACCGCGCCAAAACGCGAATTGTCGCTGTAA